From Acidobacteriota bacterium:
GGGACACCGGTCCCCGGCCGGAACCCCACAGCTCGTGCCAAAACGCTCTCATCTGCGCTCCGGCCGCGCTTTCAGCTCAATCCCCCGCCAAGCCGTCCCGGACGGCCGTGACCAGGTAATTGTCTTCGCCGTCTATGACCGTTTCCGGACGGAAGCCGCGCCGGCTCAGCAGCTCGGCCGTTTCGCGCGCCGGCGGCAGGAGGTCGCGGCCGATGGCCCCGCCCGCCCCGGCGTGGATGCCGTTGATCCTGGCCCGCGAAGACAGGTGCCAGACATGGAGACGGCCGCCGGGCCTCAGGACCCGGCGGATCTCGGCCGCGGCCGCGTCGCGATCGTCGATGTGAGGCCATACCGAGAAGCAGATGACCCGGTCGAACGAGGCGGCCGGGACGGGCAGCCGCCGGATGTCGGCGACCAGCCAATCGGCTCGCGGGTCCCGGACCTTGCTCCGCGCCTCCCCGACCATCCGGGCCGAGAAGTCCACGGCCACGACCCGGCCGGCCTCGGAAAACCGGGCCAGGAGGGCCAGTGTCAGGTTGCCGGTCCCGCAGCCCGCGTCCAGCACGGCTTCGTCCGGCCCGACCCCGAGGCCCTCTAGTACCGAAGCGAGACGCGCCTCGAGCGCCGACAGGTCCTCCCAGCCGTCCCAGCGGTCCGCTATCGAATCGAAATAGGCCCTGCGGGCGTCATCCCCGGCCGGAGACACGGCTGGCCCGCTGCCGCGCCGGAGCCTGGCCAGGGGCGGAACGGCGATAACCATCAGCACGAGGCCGGGCCAGCCGCTCAGGACCGAGAGGCCGGCCATGAACGCCGCCGGAAGACCGATCGCCAGGAAGACCGCGTAGGCCAGCCCGACGTAGAGGACCCGGCCGAAGAGGAGCGCCGGAGCGAGGACGAGCAGCTCGTTGGCCCGGGGCCGCCGGCTCACGATGGCCGAGATGAGCGCGGCCATGGCCGCCAGCTCGAGCGCCATGAGCCCGGCCACGGGCGGATAGAGCGGGGGCATGCCGGTCAGGACGCCGGACAGGACCGGCACGACGAGGGCCGTGGCCGCGGCGGCGCCCGGGCGCACGAAAAAAGCCAAGGTCACGAGCGGCAGGTACATGGGCATAAACACGTGGCCCAGCCGCAGGAGATGGAAGATCACGGGCAGGAGAAGGGCCGCCGCGCCGAACAGGCCGCAGTAGGCGAGATCGCGCGCCGAGGGACGGCCCCTCATCGGGCCGCCCGGTCGGTTCGGGTCGGGGGCATAGTAGCACCTCTTTCCTTATTCGTGGCACCACTATTCTAAGGCAGGTCCCGGGGCCTGTCAAGGATGAGCGCCCGCCCGGGCGGCCTCAGCGGAGCTTCCGGCCCGTGCTGGCCATATTGACCGTTCCCTGGAGGACGCCCTTGACCGAGCGCAGGGACTCGGACAGCCGGCGGACATCCCCGGCCCGGCCCCTGACGGCGATGATCTCAAGGCAGAGGTCCCGGTCGAGATGGATATGCTGGGTGGACAGGATCAGGTCATGGGCGTCGTGCTGGATGTCCGTTAGCCGCCCGACTAGGTCCTTGCGGTGATGTTCGTAGACGAGAGTGACGGCGCCGGCCACCTCGCCGTCGCCGCGCCATTCCTCCTCGACCAGCGCTCCCCGGATCAGGTCGCGGAAGGCCTCGGACCGGCTGGCCAGGCCGCGGCCGGCGACGAGGGCGTCGAACCGGCGGAGCAGGTCCTTCTCCAGCGAGACACCGAAGCGAACTATCTCTTTCAATGGCCTGAACCCGGGTCTGGGATAAGGAAATACCATGGAACCGGGCCCGAGTCAATCCGCCCCGCGGCGGCTCGCCCTATTGCCGGTGGAGGACCAGGTCGAGCAAAGCCTCTTCGGGGCTGCCCGGCGTGAAATCGTACAGCACGTGGCCGTCGTTGAGGGTCAGGTTGTCGCCGGACAGAGTGTAGTCGAACTGCGTCGTGCCGCTGTTCCCGGACGTCCAGGTCAGGGTCAGGACGTCGGTGGAAGCCGACCATGTTCCGCCCGCGACGACCGCGCTCTCGCCGGGATCCGTAATCGTCAAGGTGAAGGTCGTGGCGTTGAGGACCAGCACGGCCGTCGAACCCCCGGCCACGATGTCGACCTTGGTGCTCGAGTTGGCCGCGCTCGTATATTCGGCCTTGGTGGCGTTCCAGGTGCCGAGGAAGCTCTCGGTGTCCTCCGGGCCGGCGCTGCTCTTGCATCCGGCGGAAACCAGGACGGCGGCAATGATGAGGACGGCGACGACGCTTTTCATTGGACCTCCCTTTCTGCGAAGAGGGAACCCGAAGCGGCATCGTCAACGATTCCCGCCCCGGCTTCCGTTGGGACTACCATAATCCCGTTTGAGGACGGCCGTCAAGGGCGGGCCGATCGGTCGGCCGAAGATAAGCCGCGCCGGGGGGAGGGTCCGAAGGCCTGGCGCCGGCCTGTCCGCGACCAGCTCAGCCCCTGATGCTGACGCTGTATTCAGCGGTCGGCCTGGCCGAAGCCATGATCTTTTCCGCGGACAGGGCGTTGGCCAGGATGCCGAACCCGGTCAGGGTGAGCAGGACGGCCACCAGGGCGATGGCGACTCTCGTGCGGAGCTTCATGATATCCTCCATATCTCGTTTGATTTCTTTTGCCTGGACATACTATTAGACGTATTGACCGGGCGAAAGGTTCCATGCGTTCTACGAAGGCCGGGTGGGGGGAACTGAACGAGAGGGGGCGCCGGAGCTGCGCTTCGGCCTGTCAACGAACGATGACTATGACGATCGCCGATCAGCTCAGCGCGAAATCCACCGCGGCCGCGGCGTGCAGGGCGGTCGTGTCAAATACAGGCACGGGGCTGTCCTTGGCCTTGATAAGGAGTGGGATCTCGGTGCAGCCGAGGATGACGCCCTGGGCGCCCCGCCGGACCAGGCCCTCGATGATCCCGGCGTAGGCCCGGCGCGATTCCTCGCGGACGATGCCCCGGCCGAGCTCGTCGTAGATGACATTGTGGACGACGGCCCGCTCCGGGGCGTCCGGCACCAGGACCTTCAGTCCGTGCTCTTTCTCCAGGCGCGCCCGGTAGAAGTCCATCTCCATCGTGTAGCGGGTGCCGAGCAGCCCGACCGTCTTCATGCCCCGGCCCTTGACGGACGCGGCGGCCGCGTCGGCGATGTGGATGATCGGCAGCCGGACGGCCGCGGCGATGTCCGGGGCCAGCTGGTGCATGGTGTTGGCGCAGATGACGATGGCCTCGGCCCCGGCCGCTTCGAGGGTCCTGGCGGCCGCGACCATCAGCCGGCCCAGGCCCGACCAGTCCCCTTTCTCCTGGAGGTCTTCGACCGGCGCGAACTCGACCGAGACCATGACCATCGCGGCCGAGTGATGGCCGCCCAGCCGCTCCTGGACGCCCTGGTTGATGAGCCGGTAGTAATCGACGGTCGAATGCCAGGTCGTGCCGCCGATGAGGCCGAGCGTCCTCACGGCCGCGCCTCAGCCCTTGCTCATCTGGTTGAGGAAATCCTGGTTGGTCTTGGTCTTGCCCAGCTTGTCGATCAGCATTTCGACGGCCTCGACTTCGTTCATCTGGCTGAGGACCTTGCGCAGGATCCAGATGCGGTTGAGGTCCTGCTCCGGGATGAGCAGCTCTTCCTTGCGGGTGCCGGACCGGCTCATGTCGATGGCCGGGAAGACGCGCTTGTCGACCAGGCGCCGGTCGAGGTTGATCTCCATGTTGCCGGTGCCCTTGAACTCCTCGAAGATGACCTCGTCCATCCGGCTGCCGGTATCGATCAGGGCCGTGGCCAGGATGGTCAGCGAGCCGCCTTCCTCGACCTTGCGGGCCGAGCCGAAGAACTTCTTGGGCTTGTGCAGGGCGTTGGCGTCGATGCCGCCCGACAGGACCTTGCCCGAGGGCGGGACGATGGAGTTGTGGGCCCGGGCCAGGCGGGTGATGGAGTCGAGCAGGATGACGACGTCGCGCTTGATCTCGACCAGCCGCTTGGCCTTCTCCAGGACGATGTTGGCGACCTGGGCGTTGCGGGTCGGCGGTTCGTCGAAGGTCGAGGCCACGACCTCGCCGTTGACGCTCCGCCGGAAATCGGTGACCTCCTCGGGCCGCTCGGCGATGAGCAGGACGATGAGGAAGATCTCCGGGTGGTTCTTCTCGATGGACTTGGCGATCGTCTTGAGGATGGTCGTCTTGCCGGCCCGGGGCGGCGAAACGATCAGGCCGCGCTGGCCCTTGCCGATGGGCGTCAGCAGCTCCATGACCCGGGCGTTCATGTTCTTGGGGTTGCCGTCCTGGAGCTTGATCATCTCGAACGGGTAGAGCGGCGTCAGGCCCTCGAAGTTGACGTTCCGCCGCTCCTCGATGATGACGTCGGGGTGCATGAAGTTGACGGCCTCGATCTTGATCAGGGCGAAGTACTTCTCCCCGTTCTTGGGGGCCCGGACGACGCCGGAGATGGTGTCGCCCGTCCGCAGCTGGAACTTGCGGATCTGGGAGGGCGAGACATAGATGTCGTCCTGGCTCGGCAGGTAGCTGAACTCGGGGGCGCGGAGGAAGCCGAAGCCGTCCTCCAGGCACTCCAGGACGCCCTCCGAGAAGAGCAGGCCCTGTTTCTTGGCCTGGGCCTCGAGGATCTTGAAGATCAGGTGGTGCTTGCTCGAGCCGTCGATCTCGTCCTCGGGCAGGCCGACGGCGGCGGCGGTCTGGGCCAGGGCGTCGGGGTCCTGGGACTCGAGGTCGATGAGGTTGTATTCCCTGTTGGCGGGCGGGGCGTCCGGGGTTCCGTTCTTCTTCGTCACCATGTGTAATTCACTCCCAAGGAGAATTGCCGGCACCGATTATGCGGTCTGCTACGGTCTTCAGCTCAAACGGTCTTCAGTTGGTCAGGGGCGGCTCCTTCGCCGCCTCCCCCTCGGCCGGGCGGGCCGCCGGGCGCTCCGCCTCGGCCGGCTTGGCGTCGCGGCTCTCGGCGGGCTTCTTCGGCAGCTCGCGGGTCAGGGCGATCTTCAGGACCTCGTCCATAGTTTCGACGAGGTGGATGGTCATCCCGGTCTTGAGGACCTTGGGCAGGTCCTTGAGGTCGGGTTGATTGTCGAGGGGCAGGATGGCCTCGCGGAGGCCCTCCCGGTAGGCGGCCAGCAGCTTTTCCTTGACGCCGCCGACGGGCAGGACCCGGCCCTTCAGCGTGATCTCCCCGCTCATAGCCACCCTGTTGCGGACCGGGATGTCGGTCAGCAGCGAGATGATGGCCGTGGCGATGGTGATGCCGGCCGAGGGGCCTTCCTTGGGCGTCGATCCTTCGGGCACGTGGATATGGATATCGGAATTGCGGTGGAGGTCCCGGGCGATGTCGAGCTCGTAGATCTTGCCGCGGACGAAGGAGAAGGCCGTCTGGGCGGATTCCTGCATGATCTCGCCGAGCTGCCCGGTCAGGGTGAAGCTGCCCTTGCCGTGGACCTTGGTGGCCTCGAACCGGAGCAGCTCGCCGCCGAACTCGGTCCAGGCCATGCCCGTGGCGACCCCGATCTCGTCCCGCTTGTCGAACTCGGAGCGGCGGTACTTCGGGATGCCCAGATAGGCCTCGAGGTTCTTCGGCGTGATGTGTTCCTTGTGCTCCTTGCCCTGCTCGACGACCCGCTTCACGACCTTGCGGCAGACCGTGGTGATCTCCCGCTCCAGGTTCCGGACGCCGGCCTCGCGGGTGTAGCTGCGGATGAGCTTGACCAGGGCGTGGTCGCTGAACTTGATGTTGGCCTCGGTCAGGCCGTGGGCCTCCATCTGCTTCGGCAGGAGGAAGCGCTTGGCGATCTCGAGCTTCTCGTCCTCGGTGTAGCCGGGGATGCGGATGATCTCCATGCGGTCGATCAGCGGCTTGGGGATCGGATCGAGCAGGTTGGCCGTGACGATGAACATGACCTGGGACAGGTCGAAATCGGTGTCGATGTAGTGGTCGAGGAAGGTGCTGTTCTGCTCCGGGTCGAGGACCTCCATCAGGGCCGAGGCCGGGTCGCCCCGGAAATCCATGCTCATCTTGTCGACCTCGTCGAGGAGGAAGACGGGGTTCTTGGTCCCGGCGCGCTTGATCATCTGGATGATCCGGCCGGGATAGGCCCCGATGTAGGTCCGCCGGTGGCCCCGGACCTCAGCCTCGTCGCGGACGCCGCCGAGCGACAGCCGGACGAACTTGCGGCCGGTGGCCCGGGCGATGGATTTCCCGAGGGAGCTCTTGCCCACGCCCGGAGGCCCGATCAGCCCGAGGATGACGCCCCGGGGGTTCTTGACCAGCTGGCGGATGGACAGGTACTCGAGGATGCGCTCCTTGACCTTCTCCAGGCCGTGATGGTCCTCGTTGAGGATCCTATCGGCTTCCTTGAGTTCCCTCTTCTCCCTGGTCTTCTTGACCCAGGGCAGGGAGATGAGCCAGTCGAGATAGTTGCGGCTGACCGTGGCTTCCGCGGACATCGGGGGCATGGACTCCAGCCGCTCGATCTCCTTGTAGGCCTTCTCCTGGGCGTCCGGCGGCATCTTGGCCTTGGCCACTTTCTGGCGCAGCTCCTCGATCTCGTTCGGCTGCTCCTCCTTGCGGCCGCCCGGCAGGCCCGGCGGGAAGGGCTTCTGGCCGCCGGCCGCCTGGTCCTTGAACGAGGCCCGGCGCCGGCCCGCCGCCCGGTTGGGGTCCTTCTGGTAGGCCGAGTGGATCTTCAGGATCTCGTTCTCGAGGACGTAGTTGAGGCGCCGCAGGCGTTCGAAGCTGTTGACCGTCTCGAGGAGGTTCTGCTTCTCTTCGAGGGGCATGTAGACGTGGGAGGCGATGATGTCGGTGATCCGCTCGGGGGTGTTCTCCCGGAGGGCCGGGATGATCGAGTCGAGGTTGGTGTTCTGGTTGAGCTTGAGATAGTCCTCGAAGAGGGCCAGGACCCGCTTCAGCAGCTCCCGGGACTCGGGCAGGTGGTCGTCGACTTCCTTGATGGCCTTGGCCAGGATCTGGTAGTAGGGATAGGTGCTCAGGTACTCGACGATCCGGGCCCGGCTCTTGCCCTCGACGATGACCTTCATGTTCCGGTCGTCGCTCTTGATGGTCCGGATGATCTTGGCCGTCACGCCGACCGAGTAGATATCCTTGGGGGCCGGGTTGTCGACGGAGGCGTCCATCTGGGCGGCCAGGAAGATCAGCTTGTCCTTCTCGGCGGCCCGTTCCAGGGCCTGGACGGAGGAGGACCGGCCGACGATGAAGGGCACCAGGGTGGCCGGGAACACGACGAGGTCCCTCAGGGGGATGAGGGGTATGTTCTTGAGGACCTCGGTGTGTTCGTTGGAATCCTGCATTCTACGCTCCGGGCCCGAGGGGGCCCCCGGCCGGTTCAGGCATGCGGCTCATGAGGGACCGGGATTTGAGCCGCCTCTCGCCGACGTGACGCGCTCATCAGGGAGGCGTGGGAACTGAACCTTGGTCAACTCATTATAGCCATTTTCATGAGAAAGTCAACTGTCTTGCGGAAGAGCAGGTTCTCGGCCATTTCCTCGCGGCGGGAGGGGTCCCGGCGGATCATGTCCCCCAGGGCGGCCTCGGGGATGCCGTTGGCCTGGGCCAGGCCTCGGACCTCGGCCTGGACCTCCTCGTCGGTCACGCCGAAGCCCTCCTTCTGGGCGATCTTCTCGAGGATCAGGTGGTTGGTCAGGTGCTCGACGGCCTGGCGGCGGGCCTCGGCCTTCAAGCCCTCCACGGCTTCCGGGGCCAGCGGACGGCCCCCCAGGGAGGACAGCAGGCGGCGCAGGACGGCCAGGGTCTCCCGCTCCGCGACCGATTCCGGCAGCTCCAGGGAGACCTTGCCGGCGATGGCCTTGAGGACCTCGGAGGCCGCCTCGTTCTGGCTGGCCCGCTCCCGGCCGGCCTGCAGCTCTTTGCGGACCTTGTCCCGAAGGGCCGCCAGGCCCTCGGGCGTCCCCATGGTCTTGGCGAACTCGTCGTCCAGGGTGGCCAGCTTCTTCTCCTTGAGCTCACGCAGCTTGAGGCTATAGACGATGGTCTTGCCGGCCACGCGCCGGTTGGCGTGGCCCTTGGGATAGGAAACCTCGAAGGAGCGCTCCTCCCCCGGGGTCATGCCCGCGATCTTCTCGTTGAGGGCCGGCTCGTTGTCGGCGTGGCCGACCAGGACCACGGCCTTTTCGACCGGCAGGAGACGCCTGGTCGCCGCGTCCCGGCCCTGCATCTCGACGGCGGCGTAATCCCCGCCGGCCGCTCCCCTTCCCTCGACGGGGACGAGCTCCGCGGCCCGGGCCCGGACGTCCTCGAGGGCCTTGTCCACGTCCGCCTGGGCGATCTCGACCGGCTTCTTCTGGACCTTGACCGCCCGGTAGTCGGGCAGGTCGAAGTCCGGCAGCACTTCGAAGGAGGCCGTGCAGCGCAGGGGCTGGCCCTCGTCATGCTTCAGGTCCTTGAGCTCGGGCACATTGACCGGGTTCAGGCGGAGGCCCTTGAGCTCGTCCTCGAGCACCCGGGGGATGAGCGAATCGTAAGCGTCGTGCCGGATGTCGTGGTCGAAGAGGGCCCGGACCTGCTCCCGCGGGGCGTGGCCCTTGCGGAAGCCGTCGAGCTTGGCTTTGCTGACGTATTCGCCGAGGATCCGCTCGTATTCCTGGCGGAACTCCTCGTCGGGGATCTCGAGCTCGATCTCCTTGCGGCTCGGGCTCACGTCGATCAGGCGGCTGTGTCGGCCTTCTGCGTTCATTGTCGTGTCTCTTTCCTGTCTTGGGATATCACGGGCGGCGCCGGGGGCCGGGCCCGCGCGGCGCCGGACGTCAGTAGGCAGAGCGGGACTCGAACCCGCACTCCTTCATCAGGAACTAGGTCCTAAGCCTAGCGCGTCTGCCAATTCCGCCATCTGCCCTTTCGGGCCCGGCCTGGCCGGGTCCTGCGTTCGTCAATGGATGTGCTTCTTTATCTTCTCGGCCATGGCCGGGTCGATGGCCGCCAGCTTGTTGTATATCTCCTTGGCGCTGTACATGTCCTTCAGGTTGATATAGACGATGGCCAGGTTGGCCATGGCCACGGAGTTGTCGGGCTTGAGCTCGATGGCCTTCTTCAGCGGCGCCACGGCCGCCTCGTAGTTCTTGGCCTGGATGTAGGCGACGCCGATGTTCAGGGGCCCGGCCGAGTCATCGGGCGCCAGCTCGGAATATTTCTTGTAGGCCTCGGCCGCCTCTTTGAACTTCTTGACGTTGAAGTAGGACGAGCCGATCTGGTACCAGGCGTGCGGGAAATCGGGCTTGACCGCCAGCGCCTGCTGGAACGCGGCCACGGCCTGGTCGTAATCCGGCACCTTGAAGTAGGCCATGCCGAGATAATAGAAGTTCGTCTCGTTCTTGGGATCGAGCTCGATGATCTTCTTGAGCGGAACGACGGCCTTGTCGAACTTCCCGGCCGCGTCGTACATCTGGTAGGCTTGGCGGAAATAGTTCTTGGCCTCGGCCGGGTTGAGGCCGGCCATGGCCGTGTAGACGCCCTCGGCCTCCTCGAGACGGCCGGCCTTGACGTAGGCCTCGGCCAGGGATTCGCGGACCTTGAGGTCCGACGGCTGGGCCTTCTGGGCCTCGACGAGGGCGGCGATGGCCGCGTCGTACTCCCCGAGCTGGGTCCGGCAGAAGCCGAGGCGCCACTGGGCCCTGAAGGCGTCGGCCGGGGCGAGGGCGACGTACTTCTCGTAGGCCGCGGCGGCCTTGGCGAAATCGGCCGCGGCCTCCCAGGCGGAGCCGATGTCGAACTGGACTTCCTTGCCCGCATAGCCCAGGCCGGCCGCCTTCTCCAGGGCCTCGGCGGCGTCCTTGTACTGGGTCTGCTTGAACAGGATGCTGCCCAGGCCGTAGAAGGCGTCGGCCCGCTGCGGGTCGAGCTCGGTGATCTTGCGGTAGGCCGTAACCGCGGCGGCATAGTCGCGCTGGCGCGAATAGATCTCGGCCAGCTGGAGATGCCCCTGGACGTCAGCCGGGTTGGCCCGGACGGCTTTTTCCAGGTGGTAGCGGGCCGTCGACAGGTCCTCGAGCGCCATGGCCGTCCGGGCGCCGAAGCTGTTGCCGTCGGCCGCTTCGAAATAGTTCTCCGGGGTCTGCGATTTGAAGGCCGTGACGCCCGGCGTCCGGGGCACACCGGTGAGCACGCTGACGGGCAGGCCGAAGCGGACGTTCTTCTCGCCGACGACGAGCATGCCGACGAGCTGGCCGTTGACGTCGACGAGCGGGCCGCCCCGGAACTGATCGGCCGCCGGCATGGAGATCTCGATGATCTTGCCCACCGGGCCGGCGTCGACGATCCGGCGGAACGTGCCCTCGACGACGACGATGCTGCCGAGCTCGTTCGATCCCAGGGCGAACAGGCGGGCTCCCGCGGCCAGGCTGTCGAGTGAGCCGACTGGCAGGGCCTGGAGCTTGCCTTTCAGCTTGAGCAGGGCGACATCGTGGGCCTTGTCGACCCCGAGAAGGCCCTCTATCTTGACCTTCTTCCCCCTGATGTTGAAGCCCTCGACGTCGAAGGCCTGGGAGACGATATGATAGTTCGTGACGACGATATCCTCGCCCAGGGCCAGGGCCGAACCCTTCGGGAGCTCGACCTTGTCGGCCCCGTAGCTGGTGAGCGCTATGACGCTCGAACCCGCCTGGCCGAGGATGTTATTGGTCTCCTCGGTCTGGGCCGCGGCCCAGGACGAGGCCAAGATGACGGCGGCGACGAGCGCCAGGCCGGCTTTGCGATCATGGAACATCGCATCCTCCTCTGCAGCGAATAGGACGGGCTGCTCTTCTAATTTACTTGGGAGGTCCGTCCCTGTCAATGAATTCTCCGGCCCGGTGACACCGCTCCCCGTTCGGGCTAGAATATCGTCCATGGCGACCATGCCGGGCCCGCGGACCGTGCGCCGGATCTGGCTCCTGACCGTCTGCGGCACGGCGTGCTGGCTGGCCGGCATCTTCCTGGCCCCCGGGCTGGCCGCCCGCGGCGCCGGCGGCGCGTCCCGCGTCTTCTACGCCCTCTATGCCCCGGTCTGCCATCAGATCCCCGGCCGCTCGTTCCGCCTCCACGGCTATCCCCTGGCCGTCTGCGGCCGCTGCCTGGGCATCTACGCGGGGTTCGCGGCCGGGCTGCTGTTCTATCCGCTGGTCCGGGGTTTTTCCCGGACAGACCTGCCGAGGGCCCGTCTATTCGTTCTCCTGACCGTGCCTCTGGCGATCGACGGCCTGGCCGGCCTCCTGGGGGTCTGGCGGAGCCCGATCGGGCTCAGGTTCGCCACGGGCCTTGTCTGGGGCATCCTCCTGCCCTATTATTTCGTGGCCGGTCTGGTCGACCTCGCCCGGGCGCGGCGGGAGCGGGCGGCCGCCCGGGCACTTGAAAAGGCCGGCCAGACGAAATAGAATACCCGTCGCCGTTCAGGAGGAGACATGATCTCTCAGAAACCGCGATATTTACGGCCCGCCCTGATGGCAGGAACTGTCGCCGGCCTCCTGTCCGGGCTGCCGCTCGTCTCGGCCGGGAACTGCTTTTGTTGTCTCTGGATCATAGGGGGCGCGGCCATGGCCGTGCGGCTCCTGGCCAAGGAGACGCCCGCCGTCCTGAACTCGGGCGACGGGGCCCTCGTCGGGGCCCTGACGGGCATCGTCGCCGCCGTCGTGCAGTCGTTCGTCTCCCTGCCCTTCCGGTCCTTCGATCCGGAGCAATTGCAGAAGGCCATGGACCTGGTCTCCGGTCTCGGAATCGGGGTCCCGCCCAACGTCGTCGACGAGGCGTCCCGCATGAGCTCCAGGTTCATGTCGCCGGGCTGGTTCCTCCTGTTCCTTCTCTTCTCCGCGGTCGTGATGTGCCTCGTCGGCGCCCTGGGCGGCGTCATCGGCGTCT
This genomic window contains:
- a CDS encoding class I SAM-dependent methyltransferase; protein product: MRGRPSARDLAYCGLFGAAALLLPVIFHLLRLGHVFMPMYLPLVTLAFFVRPGAAAATALVVPVLSGVLTGMPPLYPPVAGLMALELAAMAALISAIVSRRPRANELLVLAPALLFGRVLYVGLAYAVFLAIGLPAAFMAGLSVLSGWPGLVLMVIAVPPLARLRRGSGPAVSPAGDDARRAYFDSIADRWDGWEDLSALEARLASVLEGLGVGPDEAVLDAGCGTGNLTLALLARFSEAGRVVAVDFSARMVGEARSKVRDPRADWLVADIRRLPVPAASFDRVICFSVWPHIDDRDAAAAEIRRVLRPGGRLHVWHLSSRARINGIHAGAGGAIGRDLLPPARETAELLSRRGFRPETVIDGEDNYLVTAVRDGLAGD
- the nikR gene encoding nickel-responsive transcriptional regulator NikR, which translates into the protein MKEIVRFGVSLEKDLLRRFDALVAGRGLASRSEAFRDLIRGALVEEEWRGDGEVAGAVTLVYEHHRKDLVGRLTDIQHDAHDLILSTQHIHLDRDLCLEIIAVRGRAGDVRRLSESLRSVKGVLQGTVNMASTGRKLR
- a CDS encoding lipocalin family protein, with translation MKSVVAVLIIAAVLVSAGCKSSAGPEDTESFLGTWNATKAEYTSAANSSTKVDIVAGGSTAVLVLNATTFTLTITDPGESAVVAGGTWSASTDVLTLTWTSGNSGTTQFDYTLSGDNLTLNDGHVLYDFTPGSPEEALLDLVLHRQ
- a CDS encoding aspartate/glutamate racemase family protein, whose translation is MRTLGLIGGTTWHSTVDYYRLINQGVQERLGGHHSAAMVMVSVEFAPVEDLQEKGDWSGLGRLMVAAARTLEAAGAEAIVICANTMHQLAPDIAAAVRLPIIHIADAAAASVKGRGMKTVGLLGTRYTMEMDFYRARLEKEHGLKVLVPDAPERAVVHNVIYDELGRGIVREESRRAYAGIIEGLVRRGAQGVILGCTEIPLLIKAKDSPVPVFDTTALHAAAAVDFALS
- the rho gene encoding transcription termination factor Rho, translated to MVTKKNGTPDAPPANREYNLIDLESQDPDALAQTAAAVGLPEDEIDGSSKHHLIFKILEAQAKKQGLLFSEGVLECLEDGFGFLRAPEFSYLPSQDDIYVSPSQIRKFQLRTGDTISGVVRAPKNGEKYFALIKIEAVNFMHPDVIIEERRNVNFEGLTPLYPFEMIKLQDGNPKNMNARVMELLTPIGKGQRGLIVSPPRAGKTTILKTIAKSIEKNHPEIFLIVLLIAERPEEVTDFRRSVNGEVVASTFDEPPTRNAQVANIVLEKAKRLVEIKRDVVILLDSITRLARAHNSIVPPSGKVLSGGIDANALHKPKKFFGSARKVEEGGSLTILATALIDTGSRMDEVIFEEFKGTGNMEINLDRRLVDKRVFPAIDMSRSGTRKEELLIPEQDLNRIWILRKVLSQMNEVEAVEMLIDKLGKTKTNQDFLNQMSKG
- the lon gene encoding endopeptidase La encodes the protein MQDSNEHTEVLKNIPLIPLRDLVVFPATLVPFIVGRSSSVQALERAAEKDKLIFLAAQMDASVDNPAPKDIYSVGVTAKIIRTIKSDDRNMKVIVEGKSRARIVEYLSTYPYYQILAKAIKEVDDHLPESRELLKRVLALFEDYLKLNQNTNLDSIIPALRENTPERITDIIASHVYMPLEEKQNLLETVNSFERLRRLNYVLENEILKIHSAYQKDPNRAAGRRRASFKDQAAGGQKPFPPGLPGGRKEEQPNEIEELRQKVAKAKMPPDAQEKAYKEIERLESMPPMSAEATVSRNYLDWLISLPWVKKTREKRELKEADRILNEDHHGLEKVKERILEYLSIRQLVKNPRGVILGLIGPPGVGKSSLGKSIARATGRKFVRLSLGGVRDEAEVRGHRRTYIGAYPGRIIQMIKRAGTKNPVFLLDEVDKMSMDFRGDPASALMEVLDPEQNSTFLDHYIDTDFDLSQVMFIVTANLLDPIPKPLIDRMEIIRIPGYTEDEKLEIAKRFLLPKQMEAHGLTEANIKFSDHALVKLIRSYTREAGVRNLEREITTVCRKVVKRVVEQGKEHKEHITPKNLEAYLGIPKYRRSEFDKRDEIGVATGMAWTEFGGELLRFEATKVHGKGSFTLTGQLGEIMQESAQTAFSFVRGKIYELDIARDLHRNSDIHIHVPEGSTPKEGPSAGITIATAIISLLTDIPVRNRVAMSGEITLKGRVLPVGGVKEKLLAAYREGLREAILPLDNQPDLKDLPKVLKTGMTIHLVETMDEVLKIALTRELPKKPAESRDAKPAEAERPAARPAEGEAAKEPPLTN
- the tig gene encoding trigger factor, which translates into the protein MNAEGRHSRLIDVSPSRKEIELEIPDEEFRQEYERILGEYVSKAKLDGFRKGHAPREQVRALFDHDIRHDAYDSLIPRVLEDELKGLRLNPVNVPELKDLKHDEGQPLRCTASFEVLPDFDLPDYRAVKVQKKPVEIAQADVDKALEDVRARAAELVPVEGRGAAGGDYAAVEMQGRDAATRRLLPVEKAVVLVGHADNEPALNEKIAGMTPGEERSFEVSYPKGHANRRVAGKTIVYSLKLRELKEKKLATLDDEFAKTMGTPEGLAALRDKVRKELQAGRERASQNEAASEVLKAIAGKVSLELPESVAERETLAVLRRLLSSLGGRPLAPEAVEGLKAEARRQAVEHLTNHLILEKIAQKEGFGVTDEEVQAEVRGLAQANGIPEAALGDMIRRDPSRREEMAENLLFRKTVDFLMKMAIMS
- a CDS encoding tetratricopeptide repeat protein, giving the protein MFHDRKAGLALVAAVILASSWAAAQTEETNNILGQAGSSVIALTSYGADKVELPKGSALALGEDIVVTNYHIVSQAFDVEGFNIRGKKVKIEGLLGVDKAHDVALLKLKGKLQALPVGSLDSLAAGARLFALGSNELGSIVVVEGTFRRIVDAGPVGKIIEISMPAADQFRGGPLVDVNGQLVGMLVVGEKNVRFGLPVSVLTGVPRTPGVTAFKSQTPENYFEAADGNSFGARTAMALEDLSTARYHLEKAVRANPADVQGHLQLAEIYSRQRDYAAAVTAYRKITELDPQRADAFYGLGSILFKQTQYKDAAEALEKAAGLGYAGKEVQFDIGSAWEAAADFAKAAAAYEKYVALAPADAFRAQWRLGFCRTQLGEYDAAIAALVEAQKAQPSDLKVRESLAEAYVKAGRLEEAEGVYTAMAGLNPAEAKNYFRQAYQMYDAAGKFDKAVVPLKKIIELDPKNETNFYYLGMAYFKVPDYDQAVAAFQQALAVKPDFPHAWYQIGSSYFNVKKFKEAAEAYKKYSELAPDDSAGPLNIGVAYIQAKNYEAAVAPLKKAIELKPDNSVAMANLAIVYINLKDMYSAKEIYNKLAAIDPAMAEKIKKHIH
- a CDS encoding DUF2085 domain-containing protein yields the protein MATMPGPRTVRRIWLLTVCGTACWLAGIFLAPGLAARGAGGASRVFYALYAPVCHQIPGRSFRLHGYPLAVCGRCLGIYAGFAAGLLFYPLVRGFSRTDLPRARLFVLLTVPLAIDGLAGLLGVWRSPIGLRFATGLVWGILLPYYFVAGLVDLARARRERAAARALEKAGQTK